The genomic segment ATGAGAAATCACAACGACCTTCTTAACATGAACGAGCGCAGCTTGGAACAACAGGCCGCCGTGCGCCGCGCCACCTTCTCCCCCGGAGAGATCAAGGCCCTGCGCCCCTTCTCCATCTGGGAGATCAGCCAGTTCATGTTCGACGTCCCCGCCGACACCCTGCGCAAGAAGCTGGCGGACGACCCGACCCTGCCCCAAGGGCTCACCGAAGAGGATGGCCGCCAGCGTTGGTTCAGCCTCGAAGAGATCAACGAACTGCGCCGCCGCGCCAAATTCCGCGGTCGCAAGCTGCTGCCCGAACGCCCCCGGGGCCGTGCCATGCGCGTGGCCGTGTCGAACTTCAAAGGCGGTGTCGGCAAGACGGTCGTCGCACAACACCTCGCCCATGCCGCCGCCCTTGATGGCTACCGCGTGCTCTGCGTCGACTTCGACCCGCAAGCGACGCTGACCCATTCGATGGGGCTGACCGAGGTCAAGGAAAGCCACACGGTCTGGGGCATCATGTGCCGCGACCTCTGCCGTGAATCCAACCGGATCATGGAAAGCTATGATGACCCCGATGACTGCCCCTACCCCGCCGCGGACGAATTGCCTGAAGACGTGCAATCCATCGGCGCGCAGCGGTTTCAGGAATTCATCCAGCCAACCTGCTGGCCCACGATCGACATCATCCCGTCCTGCGCCAACGCGGCCTTCGTCGAATTCGCCTCGGCCCAATACCGCGCACTCCACAAGGCATGGAGCTTTTTCGGCTGCGTCGCGCGCTACCTCGATGAACTGCCCGACGATCAATATGACATCATCATTTTCGACTGCCCGCCCGCCATCGGCTACCAGTCCCTAAACGCCGCGTTTGCGGCTGATATTCTCTATATTCCCTCGGGCCCGGGCTACTGGGAATATGACAGTACGACCAGCTATCTGGGCCAGCTTGGCGACGCCATGGCCGATATCTCGGAAGGGTTTGCAAGCCTCGCAGCGGACGCAGGCATTACGCTTCCTAAACAGTTTTCCGACATCCGTTTACTTATGACCCGTTTTGAATCCAACAATCCGTTGCACAGCGCCATGATCGACGCGTTCAAGAACGTCTTCGGCGCCGACGTCTGCGCCCACCCGATTGAAATGACCCGCGCGGTCGAACAATCGGGCCGGTTCCAGATGTCGGTTTACGAACAGGACTATCGCCAGATGACGCGCGAAACATGGAAACGGGCGCGGCAAAGTTTCGACCGTGCCTATGACGAGTTTTTGCAAACCGTGCTCGAAGCGTGGAAAGAAAACGGAAAACGTAAGGAGAAGGCAGAATGAGCAGTAAAAACAAATTCGGCTTCGCCCCGGTAGAAGCCCCCACATCCGGCAGCCGCCGCAACCGCCAGCCGGGCCCCATGGGCGCCGCCGTGCGGGACGTGGCCGAAAACCTAGCAGAGGCAACCGAAGCCAAAATCGAACAGCGCCGCCGCAACGCCGAAGACGCCAAGACTTTCCGGCAGGCCCAAGGCGAAGGCCGCGTGCTCTATCAGATCGACCTGTCGGAAATCTTCACCGACGATTTGCCGCGCGATCGCCTCGCGCTGGAAGAAGTCGCCCAGTCCGACGAGATGGAGGAGCTTAAATCCTCGATCCGCGAACGCGGGCAGCGCGAACCCGTCGAGGTCTATGTCGGGCCGAACGGGCGCTACCAGCTCAAGAAAGGCTGGCGCCGTTTCACCGCACTGTCGCAGTTGTTTTCCGAAACCAAAGACGACCGCTTTGGCACGATCACCGCGCGGGTAGAGGTCGGCGAGGATGACCGCATTTCGCGCTATGTGGATATGGTCGAAGAGAACGTCGTGCGCGAAGATCTGTCTTTTGCCGAGATGGCACAGGTGGCGATCACCGCCGCCAAGGACGACGCGGTAGAAGAGATCGACCCGGCAGAGCTGGTGACCCGTCTTTACAGCGCGCTGCACAAGACCAAGCGGTCTTACATCAAAAGCTTCGTCTTCCTTCTCTCTGCTTTGGAGGGGAGCTTGCAGTGGCCCAAGGCCGTGCCGCGTAATCTGGGTGTCGATGTCGCGCGCGCGCTGCGCACACCGGATCAAGCCAGTGTCTTGCAGGAAAAACTCTTGGATGCCTCGACGCCGGACGAGCAGAATAAAATCCTCAAGGATTTTCTGACCACCTCGAACGAGCCGACAGAGAAGCCCGCCTCCAAGGCAGAGCCTAAGCAGAAGTTCGAATTCTACGTCGGCCAGACCAAGGTCACCGCCCGCCACGGTGAATGCCGTTTGATGAGCGATATCGACTTTGCCACCATGCCCAAGAAGCAATTGGAAGAAGCCGTGCGCGCCTTTGAAGAGGTGCTCAGCAACGGGCCACGCATCCGGTAAACGGTTACCCATGGGTAACCGCTGCCCACCCGGTTACCCATGGGTAACCACCGCGCATCGGGTTACCCATGGGTAACCGGCAAGGGTAAATGAGGGGGGTAGCCGGGAAGGGGGGCGCAGAAGCGTCCCCTTTTTTGTGCGTTGACGGGGCGGAGAGCGCAATTGCCCCATTTCCCAATAAAACAAGGAGCTTTCGCCGCGAATATCGGCTTAACGCTTTGATTCAAAACAGCTTTGCGGTTGAAAGATGCAGATTCCACCGCGATTTCGCCCTATCGGCACCAGAACCCGACGTTGACCCATGGACATCCCCTGAAACGCGGGATTAACGTGCGCCCATAGGGGAGGGCTGGCAGATGTCAGAAAGACCTTATCGACATATTTTTGATCTCGGGAGAAACATCATGGATCGTCGTTCATTTATTCGTGGCGCAGGCGTTGCGGGGGCAGGGGCCGTTGCTTCATCGCTGGCCGCACCCGCCGTCGCCCAAGGCAACATTACCTGGCGCATGGTCACCACCTGGCCGAAAAACTTCCCCGGTCTGGGTGTCGGCGCGCAGCGTCTGGCAGACCGCATCACCGCCGCTTCCGGTGGCCGCCTGACGGTCAAGGTTTTCTCGGCGGGCGAACTGGTGCCGCCGCTGCAGTCGCTGGACGCGGTCATCGACGGCACAGCCGAGATGAGCCACGGTGCCGCTTACTATTGGCAAAACAAATCGCCGGCGCTGTCCTTCTTTACCGGCGTTCCTTACGGCATGACCACGCCAGAACTGACAGCCTGGATGCGCTATATGGGCGGTCAGGAAATCTGGGACGAGATCTATGACCAGTTCGGCGTTCAGGGCTTCCTGTCGGGCAACACCGGCACGCAGACAGGCGGTTGGTTCCGCGACGAACTGACCAGCCTTGACGATGTCAAAGGCGTGCGCTTCCGGACCCCCGGCCTTGGCGGTCGCGTATGGGAGAAACTGGGCGCCACGGTCACCAACATGGCCGCGGGCGAGATCTTTCAGGCGCTGCAATCGGGCACGCTGGACGCGGCCGAATTCGTCGGCCCCTACAATGATCTTGCGCTCGGCTTCCATCAGGTTGCCAAGAATTACTACATGCCGTCCTTCGTTGAATCCGGCCTCGCGACCGAGCTGGTCGTCGACAAGAAGAAGTATCAGGAACTGCCCGAAGACCTGCAGGCGATCATCCGTGATGTAAGCCAGGCGGAATACGATCAGGTCGCGGCCGACTTCTATGCCAACGATCCACGCGCGCTGAAAACGCTGGTGGAAGAGCACGGCGTGACCGTCCGCAACTTCCCCGATGACATCATGGAAGCCGGTGCCAAAGCCTCGGTCGAGGTGGTCGAGGAACTGCGCAGCAGCGACGACCCGCTGGTCAAGAAAACCGCCGACAGCTTTGTCGAAGCGCTGAACCTTGTCCGCACCCGGACAGAGAAGATCGACAGCCCCTACATTCAGGCGCGTCAGAGCTTCCTGAAATACTAAGCTCCGCCCGTCGGATACAGAAAAGGCCCGGTGGAAACACCGGGCCTTTTTTCGTGCTGGGGCAGGGGCCTAATCCCCGTCCCGCCCGGTGGCACACCGGGCATCGCCCTCCCTCCCCCCGGAGGGCGATTTTACGACGTCGCGCCATCTGCATCGGTCAGCGGTTGATGCACCGGGGCTGCCACTTTCAAACCTGCGGATCGCCCCCCCCAGGGAGGGCGATCCCCTTAGCGTGTCAAAAGATATGGTGGCCTTTAGCCTGCGATCAGCTTGGGCAACCAGGTCACGATCTGCGGGAACATGAACAGGATCGCAATCGCCACCACCTGCAGCATCACGAAGGGCAGGATGCCCTTGTAGATCGCGCTGGTGGGCAGGTCCGCCGGGGCGACGCCGCGCAGGTAGAACAGCGCAAAGCCGAAGGGCGGGGTCAGGAACGACGTTTGCAGGTTCACCCCCACAAGCACACCCAGCCAGATCGGATCGACATCCAGCATCAGCAGCACCGGTGCGGTGATCGGGATCACGATAAAGATGATCTCGAAGGTGTCGAGGATGAAGCCCAGGAAGAACATGATGATCATTACCACTGCAACGGCAGCGAGCGTCCCGCCCGGCAGATTGCTGAGGAATTCATGCACCAGATTGTCGCCGCCCATCATGCGGAACACGACCGAAAAGACCGAGGCCCCGAGAAGGATCACAAAGACCATGCTGGTGATTGTGGCCGTCGATACCATCGTCTCTTTGAGCACGCCAAAGGACAGACGCCAGCGCAATGCGGCGAGGATCATGGCCCCGACGGCACCGACGGATGCGGCCTCTGTCGGGGTGGCGATGCCGCCCAGAATAGACCCTAACACGGCCAAAATCAGCGCCAAAGGCGGGACAAGCGCTACAAAGACCTCGCGCAGCAGCTTTGATTTCTCATCCGCTGGAACGGGGGTGGCCGGGCAGGATTTAGGGTCTGTTGCGGCTTTGAACAGCACATACCCGAGGTAAAGCGACACGAGCAGCAGCCCGGGCAGCAGGGCGCCGGCAAAGAGATCCCCGACAGAGACAGGCGTGGGGGCAAAGTTGCCCTTGGCCATCTGCACCTGCGAGTTGATGCCCGACAGCATATCGCCCATGAAAATCAACACGGTAGAGGGGGGGATGATCTGGCCCAAAGTGCCGCTGGCGCAGATCACGCCGGTGGCCAGTTTCGGGTCATAGCCCGCCCGCAGCATCGCGGGTAGCGAGATCAGCCCCATCGTCACCACGGTCGCGCCCACCACACCCGTAGAGGCCGCGAGCATCGCCCCGACCAGCACCACAGAGATCCCGAGCCCGCCGCGCATATTGCCGAACATCTTGCCCATGGTGAGCAACAGTTGTTCGGCGATCTGGCTGCGCTCCAGCATCACCCCCATGAAGATGAACAGCGGCACGGCGACGAGCACTTCGTTCGTCATAAAGCCGATATATCGGTTGGGCAAAGACCCGAAGTTGGATGGGTCGAACACGCCCAAAGCCATGCCTACACCGCAGAATAGTAACGAAGTCCCGGCGAGGGTGAAGGCCACGGGGAAGCCCAGAAGCAAAAAGCCGATGACCCCAAAGAACATCAGCGCGGCGAGCATCTCGCCAATCATGATCGGGTCCATCAGGCGGCTCCCTCGGTGGTGGCGGGTTTGATGGCGTCCGGGCTGTATTGCATCGCGGCGGGCACAAGATCAGCCCTGCCACCAAGCACCAGAATGGACCGGATCGCCATGGCAATGCCTTGCGCCGCAATCAGGGCCGCAAAGACGATGATAAAGGTTTTGAGGATATAAAGCCCCGGCATCCCGCCTACGTTGGCAGAGCCTTCGTGGTACCCCCACGCGCGCTGCACGAAGGGCATCGAATAGATGTAGACGATCCAGGTAAAGGGCAGCAGAAAGACGAACACCCCGATCAGGTCGGTGATGGCGCGGGTGCGCAGTTTGGCGGGACGGTAAAAGATATCGACGCGCACGTGATCGTCGCGCAGCAGGGCAAAGCCTGCCACCGCGGTGAACATCGCCCCGTTCAGCCAGATATAGAGATCCTGCATCCAGACGTAGCTGGTGGCAAAGAGGTATCTTTGTACCACTACGGTAAAGCAGACGACGACAATGGCCAGCGCGAGCCAGGAAAAGACTTTTCCGATAATCAGATTAACAGCGCAGATGAGGGATGCTACTCCAGCGAGAAAACGCACATTCCACCCTTTTCTATGGTTTCTATCGTTCTTAACGCATGTCAATCAAAGTGCCGCAGGGGAATGTCAAGCGGGGACAGTTGTTTTCAAGCAGCGGAAAATTGCGAATGTCTGTTCTGGCAAGTCGACCTAAGAGATACCTTTTGACTCGGGCCGCAACTTTAGGTTACGGATTCGCCATAGCGTGCGACGGTTAGTAAGTGCCCAGATCTAAAGATAATAAGTATAGATGTCAGCAACAGTTCAACTCATTCATAATGAAACCGGCACTCTTCTTAGAAGAGAGGAGGACAGGGCGGTTTTTTCGGTCACGGCACCTGATGACCTTGTTGTCAAAGTCCCGCTAAGGCCCGTCAGCGAGTCCGCGCGCGGCGGCATAAAACCGTTTCTGCACAAGCATTTTCCCATGGCACCGCATCGCGCGTTGTTTCGCGAGGTGAACCACGACATCACCATACGAATTCGCAGCTACCAGATGGGGCATGCGTCGCCGATCGCGTCCACCAATGGCATCATGCGCACCGATCACGGGTTGGGCCTTTTGATGCAACGTGTGGGGCCGGCGACAGGCGGGCTGGGGCTGACGCTGGATGAATTCATTGCACAGGACCTGCTGGATACGCCGGCGCTGAAAGCTTTGAACGACTTTTCCCGCGCGATGTTTGCGCTTGGGGTGGTTGCGCCGAACGTTGGCCCAAGAAACATCGTTTGGGGCGAGCAGGACGGGACGTGGCGACCGCTGATCGTGGACGGCTTTGGCGATCACAGCGTGACCAAGCTGCCGTCTTGGATACCGTTTCTGCGCCACTATGGATTGCACCGCGGGATGGAGCGTACGGCACGTGACGTCGGGCTTCGGTGGTCGCGCCGCAAAAAGATGTTTCTGCGGGCAGATTCTGGTGCGCTCGACTAGGGTTACCCTTTTTGCCTACTCCGCCGGAAGCTGGGAATAATACAGCGCCAGCGCGTCGATCTCGGCATCTGACAGATTGCGAGCGGCTTTTTCCATCAGCTCTTTGCGGGGGCCGCCACCGCGTGTGCCATCGCGCCAAAGCTTCAGCTGCTGCGCCAGATAGGGGCGCGGCTGGCCGCTGATGCGCGGGAAGCCG from the Sulfitobacter pontiacus genome contains:
- a CDS encoding AAA family ATPase, whose product is MRNHNDLLNMNERSLEQQAAVRRATFSPGEIKALRPFSIWEISQFMFDVPADTLRKKLADDPTLPQGLTEEDGRQRWFSLEEINELRRRAKFRGRKLLPERPRGRAMRVAVSNFKGGVGKTVVAQHLAHAAALDGYRVLCVDFDPQATLTHSMGLTEVKESHTVWGIMCRDLCRESNRIMESYDDPDDCPYPAADELPEDVQSIGAQRFQEFIQPTCWPTIDIIPSCANAAFVEFASAQYRALHKAWSFFGCVARYLDELPDDQYDIIIFDCPPAIGYQSLNAAFAADILYIPSGPGYWEYDSTTSYLGQLGDAMADISEGFASLAADAGITLPKQFSDIRLLMTRFESNNPLHSAMIDAFKNVFGADVCAHPIEMTRAVEQSGRFQMSVYEQDYRQMTRETWKRARQSFDRAYDEFLQTVLEAWKENGKRKEKAE
- a CDS encoding ParB N-terminal domain-containing protein, whose protein sequence is MSSKNKFGFAPVEAPTSGSRRNRQPGPMGAAVRDVAENLAEATEAKIEQRRRNAEDAKTFRQAQGEGRVLYQIDLSEIFTDDLPRDRLALEEVAQSDEMEELKSSIRERGQREPVEVYVGPNGRYQLKKGWRRFTALSQLFSETKDDRFGTITARVEVGEDDRISRYVDMVEENVVREDLSFAEMAQVAITAAKDDAVEEIDPAELVTRLYSALHKTKRSYIKSFVFLLSALEGSLQWPKAVPRNLGVDVARALRTPDQASVLQEKLLDASTPDEQNKILKDFLTTSNEPTEKPASKAEPKQKFEFYVGQTKVTARHGECRLMSDIDFATMPKKQLEEAVRAFEEVLSNGPRIR
- a CDS encoding TRAP transporter substrate-binding protein, with product MDRRSFIRGAGVAGAGAVASSLAAPAVAQGNITWRMVTTWPKNFPGLGVGAQRLADRITAASGGRLTVKVFSAGELVPPLQSLDAVIDGTAEMSHGAAYYWQNKSPALSFFTGVPYGMTTPELTAWMRYMGGQEIWDEIYDQFGVQGFLSGNTGTQTGGWFRDELTSLDDVKGVRFRTPGLGGRVWEKLGATVTNMAAGEIFQALQSGTLDAAEFVGPYNDLALGFHQVAKNYYMPSFVESGLATELVVDKKKYQELPEDLQAIIRDVSQAEYDQVAADFYANDPRALKTLVEEHGVTVRNFPDDIMEAGAKASVEVVEELRSSDDPLVKKTADSFVEALNLVRTRTEKIDSPYIQARQSFLKY
- a CDS encoding TRAP transporter large permease subunit; the encoded protein is MDPIMIGEMLAALMFFGVIGFLLLGFPVAFTLAGTSLLFCGVGMALGVFDPSNFGSLPNRYIGFMTNEVLVAVPLFIFMGVMLERSQIAEQLLLTMGKMFGNMRGGLGISVVLVGAMLAASTGVVGATVVTMGLISLPAMLRAGYDPKLATGVICASGTLGQIIPPSTVLIFMGDMLSGINSQVQMAKGNFAPTPVSVGDLFAGALLPGLLLVSLYLGYVLFKAATDPKSCPATPVPADEKSKLLREVFVALVPPLALILAVLGSILGGIATPTEAASVGAVGAMILAALRWRLSFGVLKETMVSTATITSMVFVILLGASVFSVVFRMMGGDNLVHEFLSNLPGGTLAAVAVVMIIMFFLGFILDTFEIIFIVIPITAPVLLMLDVDPIWLGVLVGVNLQTSFLTPPFGFALFYLRGVAPADLPTSAIYKGILPFVMLQVVAIAILFMFPQIVTWLPKLIAG
- a CDS encoding TRAP transporter small permease subunit, which translates into the protein MRFLAGVASLICAVNLIIGKVFSWLALAIVVVCFTVVVQRYLFATSYVWMQDLYIWLNGAMFTAVAGFALLRDDHVRVDIFYRPAKLRTRAITDLIGVFVFLLPFTWIVYIYSMPFVQRAWGYHEGSANVGGMPGLYILKTFIIVFAALIAAQGIAMAIRSILVLGGRADLVPAAMQYSPDAIKPATTEGAA
- a CDS encoding YrbL family protein, producing the protein MSATVQLIHNETGTLLRREEDRAVFSVTAPDDLVVKVPLRPVSESARGGIKPFLHKHFPMAPHRALFREVNHDITIRIRSYQMGHASPIASTNGIMRTDHGLGLLMQRVGPATGGLGLTLDEFIAQDLLDTPALKALNDFSRAMFALGVVAPNVGPRNIVWGEQDGTWRPLIVDGFGDHSVTKLPSWIPFLRHYGLHRGMERTARDVGLRWSRRKKMFLRADSGALD